In a single window of the Zea mays cultivar B73 chromosome 5, Zm-B73-REFERENCE-NAM-5.0, whole genome shotgun sequence genome:
- the LOC100277069 gene encoding High mobility group B protein 6, giving the protein MATAAVESKRGSARGRKALVAVLDNEANISAGKAAQAADLSSCSAQKKAKRAPSRSSKAKAAAASAAVVVDDIAELQGMLERLRLEKEKAEEMVRERDEVIRKKEEEIETRDKEQERLQAELRKAQRAKEFKPTVSFPLVKSLLEKEQEADDKGKKKKGKGGHERKKPCPAYVLWLKDQWTEVKKENPEADFKEVSNTLGAKWKALGAEEKQPYEDRYRQEKEAYLQVVGQEKREAEAMKLLEEQQMQWTAKELLDQYLKFRQEAEEGDCKKGRKKKSKKDKDPSKPKQPMSAYFVYSQERRATLVAEKKNVPEIGKITGEEWKNMTEGQRAPYEEVARKQKEEYHKQMEVYKQKKAEEAASLEKEEQEHKKIMKHEALQLLKKKEKADNIIKKTKEKRQKKKQENADPNRPKRPASSFLLFSKEERKQLIEERPGINNSTLNALITVKWKELSGEERQAWNAKAAPAMAAYKKEMEEYTKAQSSSA; this is encoded by the exons ATGGCGACCGCCGCGGTGGAGAGCAAGAGGGGCAGCGCCCGGGGCCGCAAGGCGCTCGTGGCCGTGCTCGACAACGAGGCTAACATCTCCGCCGGGAAGGCCGCCCAGGCCGCCGATCTCTCGTCCTGCTCAGCGCAGAAGaaggcgaagcgggcgccgtcAAGGAGCAGCAAGGCCAAGGCCGCCGCGGCGTCGGCGGCCGTGGTCGTGGACGACATAGCCGAGCTGCAGGGGATGCTAGAGCGCCTGCggctggagaaggagaaggcggAGGAGATGGTTAGGGAGCGGGATGAGGTCATCCGGAAGAAGGAGGAGGAGATCGAGACCAGAGACAAGGAGCAGGAGCGTCTCCAGGCCGAGCTCAGGAAGGCGCAACGCGCCAAGGAGTTCAAGCCTACCGTG AGCTTCCCCCTCGTCAAGTCGTTGCTGGAGAAAGAGCAAGAAGCAGACGACAagggaaagaagaagaaggggaagGGCGGCCACGAGAGGAAGAAGCCGTGCCCGGCGTACGTGCTCTGGCTCAAGGACCAGTGGACCGAG GTCAAGAAGGAGAACCCTGAGGCCGACTTCAAGGAGGTGTCCAACACGCTGGGCGCCAAGTGGAAGGCTCTGGGCGCCGAGGAGAAGCAGCCCTATGAGGATCGATaccgccaggagaaggaggcctaCCTGCAGGTGGTTGGCCAGGAGAAGCGCGAGGCCGAGGCGATGAAGCTTCTCGAGGAGCAGCAGATGCAGTGGACCGCCAAGGAGCTGCTGGATCAGTACCTCAAGTTCAGGCAGGAGGCCGAGGAGGGTGACTGCAAgaaggggaggaagaagaagagcaagaaggaTAAGGACCCCTCCAAGCCCAAGCAGCCCATGTCGGCCTACTTCGTGTACTCGCAGGAGAGGCGTGCCACGCTGGTCGCGGAGAAGAAGAATGTACCTGAG ATTGGCAAGATCACCGGGGAAGAATGGAAGAACATGACAGAAGGTCAGAGGGCTCCCTATGAGGAGGTCGCGAGGAAGCAGAAGGAAGAGTACCACAAGCAGATGGAGGTGTACAAGCAGAAGAAGGCTGAG GAAGCTGCTAGTCTTGAGAAGGAAGAGCAGGAGCATAAGAAAATCATGAAGCATGAGGCTCTCCAGCTGCTCAAGAAGAAGGAGAAGGCAGATAATATCATCAAG AAAACCAAAGAAAAGCGCCAGAAGAAGAAACAGGAGAACGCTGATCCCAACCGGCCCAAGAGGCCAGCCTCTTCCTTTCTTCTTTTCAG CAAGGAAGAGAGGAAACAGCTGATCGAGGAACGCCCGGGCATCAATAACTCAACCCTGAACGCGCTCATCACGGTGAAGTGGAAGGAACTGAGCGGCGAGGAGAGGCAGGCCTGGAATGCAAAGGCCGCGCCTGCCATGGCTGCgtacaagaaggagatggaggagTACACTAAGGCCCAAAGCTCATCTGCTTGA